A single Vanessa atalanta chromosome 25, ilVanAtal1.2, whole genome shotgun sequence DNA region contains:
- the LOC125073802 gene encoding ATP-binding cassette sub-family D member, which translates to MPAILTKIREQAFRVQPTIAVGVGVGVALAACAVYGTREKKQTPPCNNNNNYKIAKNGQLQPVENGGTQTCGGRCGAEQCALCRGDADTDNKQNIEDADETQSVEEHVPGLNLEFLRQLVSLAKIMVPGFRSHEVALLSAHTVCLFSRTFLSIYVASLEGSIVKHIVQKDLRAFSALLIQWFGIAIPATFINSMIRYLESRLALAFRTRLVNHAYELYFKNQTYYRVANLDARIENADHRLTEDVSVFTQSVAHLYSSLTKPCFDLLLIVLTLASYSSKMKGNIFLGPGMSTVVICLTGQLLRLLSPRFGALAGEEARMKANLRHVHSRLIAHAEEVAFYGGHKVELGQLQSAYKELVTQMTSVFNKKLWYVMLEQFCMKYVWSGTGMVMLALPILTGTRIDSSAGEGISARTEYMTTSRNLLNSAADAIERLMSSYKEVVTLAGYATRVSDMLVVFGEVARGRCVRAVHAAPAAPGGFAVTFRDNQPVPMGKVSYTTDLSIRLLNVPIVTPACDVVASGVSLELKPGTHLLIVGPNGCGKSSLFRIISGLWPVFGGQLSVPRPCECAHCAGELTAPHCAARPVMFYIPQRPYMSQGSLIDQITYPSRVAPQDAAGEARAAHILRVVRLDACAARHGGLRAVCDWRSTLSGGEKQRVACARMFYHRPVYALLDECTSAVSMETEVVMYEEAIKEGITLLSITHRPSVWKYHTHVLEFDGAGSWSFRALDKDVSAITPTLPRITETSSTTDNEKEQTIE; encoded by the exons atgccGGCTATATTGACGAAGATAAGGGAGCAAGCGTTTAGAGTTCAACCCACTATAGCCGTGGGGGTTGGCGTGGGGGTCGCGCTAGCGGCGTGTGCGGTCTACGGAACCAGAGAGAAGAAGCAGACACCACcgtgcaataataataataattacaag ATCGCAAAGAACGGTCAGCTTCAACCAGTGGAGAATGGTGGGACGCAGACGTGTGGAGGGCGCTGTGGGGCCGAGCAGTGCGCTCTGTGTAGGGGGGATGCGGACACAGATAACAAGCAAAACATT GAAGATGCTGATGAAACACAATCTGTCGAGGAGCACGTACCAGGTCTCAATTTGGAATTCCTCAGACAGCTGGTTAGTCTTGCAAAGATCATGGTTCCAGGGTTCCGCAGCCATGAAGTTGCACTGCTGTCTGCACATACAGTCTGCCTCTTCTCTAGGACCTTCCTGTCGATATATGTAGCCTCATTGGAGGGTTCTATTG TAAAACACATAGTCCAAAAGGATTTACGTGCTTTCTCCGCTCTCCTCATACAGTGGTTTGGTATCGCAATACCAGCGACCTTCATAAACTCCATGATCAGATATCTGGAGAGTAGACTGGCACTCGCCTTCAGGACTCGTCTCGTGAATCACGCCTACGAGCTGTACTTCAAGAACCAAACCTACTACAGAGTGGCCAATCTTGATGCCAGAATAGAAAACGCAGATCACAG GTTAACAGAAGATGTATCAGTGTTCACACAATCAGTTGCTCACTTATACAGCTCGCTGACCAAGCCCTGCTTCGATCTACTTCTCATTGTACTCACTCTCGCCAGTTACTCCAGTAAAATGAAGGGAAATATTTTCTTAG GTCCCGGTATGTCAACGGTGGTCATCTGCCTAACTGGTCAGCTTCTGCGTCTCCTCAGTCCAAGGTTCGGAGCCTTAGCTGGTGAGGAGGCGAGGATGAAGGCTAATCTGAGACACGTCCATTCAAGACTCATAGCTCATGCTGAGGAAGTCGCATTTTATGGTGGCCATAAg GTGGAACTCGGTCAGCTACAGTCAGCATATAAGGAGCTGGTGACTCAGATGACGTCGGTCTTTAACAAGAAGCTGTGGTACGTGATGTTGGAGCAGTTCTGCATGAAGTACGTGTGGTCTGGCACTGGTATGGTGATGTTGGCGTTACCCATCCTCACTGGAACGAGGATCGATA GCTCAGCGGGAGAGGGTATCAGCGCTAGGACGGAATATATGACGACGTCTCGAAACCTGCTCAACTCGGCCGCCGACGCCATCGAGAGGCTCATGTCCAGCTACAAG GAGGTGGTGACGCTGGCGGGCTACGCCACGCGCGTGTCGGACATGCTGGTGGTGTTCGGCGAGGTGGCGCGCGGGCGCTGCGTGCGCGCCGTGCACGcagcgcccgccgcgcccggcGGGTTCGCCGTCACCTTCCGCGACAACCAGCCCGTGCCCATGG gcAAAGTGTCGTACACGACGGACCTCTCGATTCGGTTGCTGAACGTGCCCATCGTGACGCCGGCGTGCGACGTGGTCGCCAGCGGAGTGTCCCTGGAGCTGAAGCCGGGCACGCATCTGCTCATCGTCGGGCCCAACGGCTGCGGGAAGTCCAG CCTGTTCCGCATAATCTCGGGCCTGTGGCCCGTGTTCGGCGGCCAGCTGAGCGTGCCGCGGCCGTGCGAGTGCGCGCACTGCGCCGGCGAGCTCACCGCGCCGCACTGCGCCGCCCGCCCCGTCATGTTCTACATCCCGCAAAG GCCGTACATGTCGCAGGGCTCGCTCATCGACCAGATCACGTACCCGTCGCGCGTGGCGCCGCAGGACGCGGCGGGCGAGGCGCGCGCGGCGCACATCCTGCGCGTGGTGCGCCTGGACGCGTGCGCGGCGCGGCACGGCGGGCTGCGCGCCGTGTGCGACTGGCGCAGCACGCTGTCGGGCGGCGAGAAGCAGCGCGTGGCCTGCGCGCGCATGTTCTACCACCG GCCGGTGTACGCGTTGCTGGACGAGTGCACGAGCGCGGTGTCGATGGAGACGGAGGTGGTCATGTACGAGGAGGCCATCAAGGAGGGCATCACCTTGCTATCCATCACGCATCGACCCAGTGTGTG GAAATACCACACGCACGTACTTGAGTTCGACGGAGCGGGGAGCTGGTCGTTTAGGGCCTTGGACAAGGACGTGTCGGCCATCACACCGACGTTGCCGAGAATCACGGAAACGAGTTCGACCACCGACAACGAAAAGGAACAAACAATCGAGTGA